One Corvus moneduloides isolate bCorMon1 chromosome 21, bCorMon1.pri, whole genome shotgun sequence DNA window includes the following coding sequences:
- the PMPCA gene encoding mitochondrial-processing peptidase subunit alpha — MAAAMAWLRRGACGPARRCGLAAGRSYSGGGAYPSVSLTCPLPGVPKAVFAAAESRERFETRVTVLENGLRVASQNKFGQFCTVGILVNSGSRHEAKYLSGISHFLEKLAFSSTAQFGSKDEILLTLEKHGGICDCQASRDTIMYAVSADARGLDTVVNLLADVTLQPRLSDEEIEMTRMAIRFELEDLNMRPDPEPLLTEMIHAAAFRDNTVGLNRFCPVENTDKIDRDVLHSYLSSYYTPDRMVLAGVGIEHEHLVECARKYLLGVEPVWGTGRSRGVDRSVAQYTGGIVKVEKDMSDVSLGPTPIPELTHIMIGLESCSFLEDDFIPFAVLNMMMGGGGSFSAGGPGKGMFTRLYLNVLNRHHWMYNATSYHHSYEDTGLLCIHASADPKQVREMVEIITREFILMAGAVGEVELERAKTQLKSMLMMNLESRPVIFEDVGRQVLATNTRKLPHELCALISQVKPTDIKRVVTKMLHKKPAVAALGDLTDLPTYEHIQAALSSKDGRLPRLYRLFR, encoded by the exons ATGGCGGCGGCCATGGCGTGGCTGCGGCGCGGCGCctgcggcccggcccggcg GTGCGGGCTGGCGGCCGGCCGGAGCtacagcggcggcggcgcgtACCCCAGCGTGTCGCTGACGTGCCCGCTGCCCGGCGTGCCCAAGGCCGTGTTCGCGGCGGCCGAGAGCCGGGAGCGCTTCGAGACGCGGGTGACGGTGCTGGAGAACGGGCTGCGCGTCGCCTCCCAGAACAAGTTCGGGCAGTTCTGCACCGTGGGCA TTCTGGTAAATTCGGGATCAAGACACGAAGCGAAATACCTCAGTGGTATCTCCCACTTCTTGGAAAAGCTGGCTTTCTCC TCCACAGCTCAGTTTGGCAGCAAAGATGAAATTCTCCTCACCTTAGAGAAGCATGGAGGCATTTGTGACTGCCAGGCATCGAG GGACACCATCATGTACGCAGTGTCTGCTGATGCCAGAGGCCTGGACACCGTGGTCAACTTGCTGGCTGATGTAACGCTCCAGCCCAGGTTATCAG ATGAAGAAATTGAGATGACCCGAATGGCCATAAGGTTTGAGCTGGAGGATCTGAATATGAGACCTgacccagagcctctcctcaCAGAAATGATCCATGCG GCAGCCTTCAGAGACAACACAGTGGGACTGAACAGGTTCTGCCCCGtggaaaacacagacaaaatcGACCGGGACGTGCTGCACTCGTACCTGAGCAGTTACTACACCCCAGACAGGATGGTGCTGGCCGGGGTGGGGATTGAGCACGAGCACCTGGTGGAGTGTGCCAGGAAATACCTGCTGGGGGTGGAGCCCGTGTGGGGCACTGGGCGGAGCAGGGGCGTGGACAGGTCCGTGGCTCAGTACACCGGAGGCATCGTCAAG GTGGAAAAAGACATGTCAGATGTGAGTCTGGGCCCTACTCCCATCCCAGAGCTCACCCACATCATGATTGGGTTAGAAAGCTGCTCATTTTTA GAGGACGATTTCATTCCTTTTGCGGTGCTAAACATGATGATGGGAGGTGGTGGCTCTTTTTCAGCTGGAGGGCCTGGCAAGGGCATGTTCACCCGGCTGTACCTCAATGTGCTCAACAG GCACCACTGGATGTACAATGCCACCTCTTACCACCACAGCTATGAGGACACAGGTCTCCTGTGTATCCATGCCAGTGCAGATCCAAAACAG GTTCGGGAGATGGTGGAAATCATCACCAGGGAATTCATCCTCATGGCAGGAGCAGTGGGAGAG GTAGAACTTGAGAGAGCAAAGACACAGCTCAAGTCCATGCTCATGATGAACCTGGAGTCTCGGCCAGTGATCTTTGAAGATGTGGGGAGGCAGGTTCTGGCAACCAACACAAGGAAGCTACCTCACGAGCTCTGTGCCCTCATCA GTCAGGTGAAACCCACGGATATCAAGAGGGTGGTGACTAAGATGCTGCATAAGAAGCCAGCAGTGGCTGCCCTGGGTGACCTGACAGATCTGCCCACGTATGAGCACATCCAGGCCGCTCTCTCCAGCAAGGACGGGCGGCTCCCGCGGCTCTACCGCCTCTTCCGATAg